CTCCATGAAGAAGTTCATGCCGACGGCCCAGAAGAAGGACAGGCGGGGCGCGAAGGAATCGACCGGCAGGCCGGCGGCGATGCCGGCGCGGATGTATTCGACCCCATCGGCCAGCGTGTAGGCCAGCTCCAGATCGGCCGTCGCGCCGGCTTCCTGCATGTGATAGCCGGAAATGGATATGGAGTTGAACTTCGGCATATGCCGCGAGGTATAGGCGAAGATATCGGAAACGATCCGCATCGACCCGGCCGGCGGGTAGATATAGGTATTGCGGACCATGAACTCCTTCAAAATGTCGTTCTGGATCGTTCCGGACAGCTTCCCAGGCGGAACGCCCTGCTCTTCCCCGGCCACGATGTACAGCGCGAGGATCGGCAGGACGGCGCCGTTCATCGTCATCGATACGCTCATCCTGTCGAGCGGGATGCCGTCGAACAGGGTGCGCATGTCGTAGATGGAATCGATGGCGACGCCCGCCATGCCGACATCGCCGGCGACGCGTGGATGATCGCTGTCGTAGCCGCGATGCGTCGCAAGGTCGAAGGCCACGGACAGGCCCTTCTGCCCGGCCTCGAGGTTGCGCCGGTAGAAGGCGTTGGACTCTTCCGCCGTGGAGAACCCCGCATACTGCCGGATCGTCCATGGCTGGTTCACGTACATCGTCGGATAGGGACCGCGCAGAAAGGGCGGCATGCCCGGATAGCCGTCCACGGCCTCCAGCCCGGCGCGGTCGTCCGCGCCGTAGCACGGCTTGACCTCGATACCCTCGGGCGTGTTCCAGACACGCCCTCCCCCGGCGTCATCGGGCGTCGGGTAGCGGCGGGACAGTTTGGAAAAATCCGGAATGGAGGTCATGCCGCGGTCTCCCCGGCTTCGAAGGCTGCGGCATCGCGGAAAGCATCGAAGGCAAACGCGCCGCGGGGGGACGGGAGGGTGGCGGACGGGCGCTCGCGGGCATCGGGGTAATGCGTCACGCCCAATATGGCCGCACGCCCCTCGGCGATGGCCGCGGCCCTGTGCTCCCGCGTGCGCGCCAGCGCGGCCGCCCAGGAGCCGTCGTCGCATGCCGCAGCAAGGCCCCCCGCCGATTCGAGGTGCTGAAAGGCCCGCCAGCCGGCGTCGGCGAGCTCGTCCGTCAAGCGTTCGAAGGCTCCTGTTCCCGCCGCCGGATCGGCGACCGCCGCCAGATGGCTTTCATCCCTAAGGATGATCTGCAGATTGCGCGCCATGCGGCGCGCGAAGGCATCCGGCAGGCCGGACGCCAGCGTATGCGGCAGGACGCAGACCGTATCCGCGCCGCCGACGGCGGCGGCAAATACGGCAAGGGTGTTGCGCAGCATGTTGGTGGGTACGTCCTGCCGGGTCAGCATCCGGAACGATGTTTCCGCATCGACACGGATGGAGGCCGAAGGCAGGCGGCAGGCGCAGGCGATCTCGGCCCACAACAACCGCACGGCCCTGAACTTCGCCAGCGTCATGAATACATCGGCATCGGCACAAAGCTCCAGCGTCAGGCGCTCGGCTGCCCTGTCAGCAGGCAGGCCGACCCGCTCCATCGAACGCAAGGCCGCGACGGCGGAAGACAGCACCGCCGCGATCTCCTGCACCGCGTCGGCGCCGGCATCGTGATGGGCGCGCCCCGACGCACAGGCCAGCGGGCCCTGGAAGCCCGCTTCCAGCAGCCGCGCGATCGTCGGCGCATGGACCATCGCGGCATCGAGCCGGAACGACACTTTCGACAGCGAGGGCGGCAGCCGCGCGCCCTCCAGGCAGCGCAGCACGGCATCCACCGCATCCAGGCCATGGCCGTTCGCGCTGCAAATCTCGATCGGCTGGCGGTCGAGCTCCAGGCTCGCCAAGGCATCGGGCGCCTGCGATGCGCGCAATCCGAAGCCGAAGGCCGCGTCGCTGCCGGCAAGGCAAAGGCGCAGGACATCCGCGCCCTCGGCGATATCGGCCGTCGCCTGGCTCGCCGCTCGTGCGGGGTCCGTATCGTCGATACGCTGGACGATCTGCCACGGCGCCGCGCCAGCCTGGCGGAAAGCGCGCGGCCGGGCCTGCGGAGCCGGACGGTAGAGCGGCTCCAGTACCAAACCCTCGATGGTCGGCGAGCGCAGCGCGTCGAACGCCTGCTCGCCCAATACCCGGGCAACCCGCCTTCGCCACTCCTCTCCGGCGCTATCCAAATTCGACGTCACGCATCTCTCCCGACGGGCTCGCGGCTGCAGTCCGGTTGCCAGATTAGAGCCTTTCGACCCATGTGTGAAATCCGCGCGCAGTTGTGCCTTGCACCCGGCCTTGCCGCAACCAGGGCGGCATGCCATGGAACATGCGTCAGGCATCGAAAGGCGGATCATGGGCCCGGTCAATCAGGAGGCAGCGGATGTCGTGGTGATCGGCGCCGGCATCGTCGGCCTGATGGCCGCACGGGCGCTGCGCGCCGAAGGGCGGAAGGTGCTGGTGCTCGACAGAAGCGGGCCGGCCTCCGGCGCCAGCGCCGGGAATGCCGGCATCCTCGCCTTTCCCGAGATCCTGCCGCTCGCTTCCCCCGGAATTCTGCGCCAGGCCCCGCGCTGGCTTGCCGATCCGCTTGGACCGCTGGCGATTCGCCCCGCTTACGCGCTCAGGATCGCGCCATGGCTGCTGCGCTTCGCGGCCGCGAGCCGCCCCGCCCGCCATGCCGAAATCCTGGCCGCGCAGGCGACGATCATGCGGCTGGCCGAGGTGGAGATGCAGCGCGTCCTGCAGGATCCGGCCCTTGCCCGGCACGCGGTGACAACGGGCACGCTCGATCTGTACGACGGCGCAGCCGCCTTCGAAGCCGCCCGCGGCGACTGGGCGGCCAAGGAAAAGGCCGGCTTCGCCTTCCGTGTGGTCGGCGATGACGAAATCGAAGCGTTGCAGCCCGGACTGCACCCGCGTTTCCGGCAGGGGGCCGTCTATGCCGAGGACGGCCGCCAGATTATCGATCCTCGCCTGTTCACCCTCGCTTTGGCACAGAGGCTGGAGGCGGAGGGCGGCGCTCTCAGCCGGGACGAGGTCCTCAGGGTCGAGCCCACCGAGGCCGGCGCAGTGCTGGCCCTGCCGGGCAACCGGCACCTGTCCGCAAGGACGGTCGTCGTCGCGGCGGGCGCCTGGTCCAAGCGGCTCGCCGGCTGGCTGGGTGACGCCGTGCCCCTGGATACGGAACGCGGATACAATACGACATTGCCGCCCGGCGCTTTCGACCTGCGCCGGCAACTCTACTTCAACGGCCACGGCTTCGTCGCGACGCCCGTCGGCGGCGGCGTCCGGATCGGCGGCGCGGTGGAACTGGGCGGGCTGAACCTGCCGCCCAACTGGAAACGCTCGGACGCCATGCTGGCCAGGGCCGCCGCATTCCTGCCCGGGTTGCGGACGGAAGGCGGAACGCGCTGGATGGGGTTCCGGCCGTCGATGCCCGACACGCTCGCCGTCATCGGCTACTCGGCAGCCGGCAGAAGTATCATTCACGCCTTCGGCCACGGGCATCTCGGCCTGACGCAATCTGCCGCAACCGCCCGCCTCGTTGCGGAACTGGCCGCTGGCCGCACCCCATCCATCGACCTTGCCCCCTTCTCACCCCGACGCTTCAAGCAGACACGGTAGCGACATGGCACGACATTCCTTCTTCTGCCTCGACGGGCATACATGCGGCAATCCGGTGCGGCTGGTGGCCGGAGGGGGCCCGCTCTTGTCCGGGGCCAACATGATCGAGAAGCGTGCCCACTTCCTGGCCGAGTTCGACTGGGTACGCACCGGCCTGATGTTCGAGCCG
This genomic window from Aureimonas sp. OT7 contains:
- a CDS encoding methylmalonyl-CoA mutase family protein, with protein sequence MTSNLDSAGEEWRRRVARVLGEQAFDALRSPTIEGLVLEPLYRPAPQARPRAFRQAGAAPWQIVQRIDDTDPARAASQATADIAEGADVLRLCLAGSDAAFGFGLRASQAPDALASLELDRQPIEICSANGHGLDAVDAVLRCLEGARLPPSLSKVSFRLDAAMVHAPTIARLLEAGFQGPLACASGRAHHDAGADAVQEIAAVLSSAVAALRSMERVGLPADRAAERLTLELCADADVFMTLAKFRAVRLLWAEIACACRLPSASIRVDAETSFRMLTRQDVPTNMLRNTLAVFAAAVGGADTVCVLPHTLASGLPDAFARRMARNLQIILRDESHLAAVADPAAGTGAFERLTDELADAGWRAFQHLESAGGLAAACDDGSWAAALARTREHRAAAIAEGRAAILGVTHYPDARERPSATLPSPRGAFAFDAFRDAAAFEAGETAA
- a CDS encoding FAD-binding oxidoreductase, yielding MEHASGIERRIMGPVNQEAADVVVIGAGIVGLMAARALRAEGRKVLVLDRSGPASGASAGNAGILAFPEILPLASPGILRQAPRWLADPLGPLAIRPAYALRIAPWLLRFAAASRPARHAEILAAQATIMRLAEVEMQRVLQDPALARHAVTTGTLDLYDGAAAFEAARGDWAAKEKAGFAFRVVGDDEIEALQPGLHPRFRQGAVYAEDGRQIIDPRLFTLALAQRLEAEGGALSRDEVLRVEPTEAGAVLALPGNRHLSARTVVVAAGAWSKRLAGWLGDAVPLDTERGYNTTLPPGAFDLRRQLYFNGHGFVATPVGGGVRIGGAVELGGLNLPPNWKRSDAMLARAAAFLPGLRTEGGTRWMGFRPSMPDTLAVIGYSAAGRSIIHAFGHGHLGLTQSAATARLVAELAAGRTPSIDLAPFSPRRFKQTR